One Hyphomicrobium sp. CS1GBMeth3 DNA segment encodes these proteins:
- a CDS encoding transglycosylase — MPIVTTAIMTFVILVAIGIIVGLLFNRRGRGWIGRQVADATGAGDVTYSLVGIAGSFMGFHIGVILGLLPSVLLYVAAVLGAVLTIFLWRGR; from the coding sequence ATGCCCATCGTCACCACGGCCATCATGACCTTTGTTATCCTTGTCGCGATCGGCATCATCGTCGGCCTACTGTTCAACCGCAGAGGACGAGGCTGGATCGGCCGCCAGGTCGCTGACGCAACGGGTGCCGGCGATGTCACGTACAGCCTTGTCGGCATCGCAGGCTCGTTCATGGGCTTTCATATCGGCGTGATCCTTGGACTTCTTCCGTCGGTCCTTTTGTATGTAGCGGCCGTTCTCGGCGCCGTTCTGACGATCTTCCTCTGGCGCGGCCGCTGA
- the ligD gene encoding non-homologous end-joining DNA ligase: MTRVSSADKQIQRKPKAAKHDGSRLLANRPRDAMPAFVPPCLTTLTSTPPDGDNWVHEIKLDGYRLQARVRDGTVQLLTRGGLDWTARFPSIAKALAALKVKSAIIDGEAVVETSEGVTSFIKLVEALEAGRSEDMVFVVFDLLYLDGVDIRDAPLKDRKELLHALMARGRRSPRLRYSEHLTTDGQTVLNEACVLGLEGIVSKRLDLPYRSGRNGDWLKSKCILTDEFVIGGYLVSTVDAKAVGALALGTFEGGKFVYAGRVGTGFTHASARSLWKTLQPLKTSTPAFAGSLTSAQRRGVVWVRPERVAQIEYRSRTGDGLLRHASFKGLREDKPARDVHRPKVKHAPSSSSRKQT; the protein is encoded by the coding sequence ATGACCCGCGTAAGTTCCGCCGACAAGCAAATTCAACGGAAGCCAAAAGCGGCCAAGCACGACGGCTCCCGGCTGCTCGCGAACCGTCCGCGAGATGCGATGCCGGCGTTCGTGCCGCCCTGTCTCACGACGCTCACGAGCACGCCTCCAGACGGCGATAACTGGGTGCACGAGATCAAGCTCGACGGCTATCGGCTTCAGGCCCGCGTGCGCGACGGCACAGTGCAGCTTCTGACGCGCGGCGGGCTCGACTGGACGGCACGTTTTCCCTCGATCGCCAAAGCGCTTGCGGCGCTCAAGGTCAAGAGCGCGATCATCGATGGCGAAGCGGTGGTCGAGACGAGCGAGGGCGTAACAAGCTTCATCAAGCTCGTTGAAGCGCTGGAGGCTGGGCGCTCCGAGGACATGGTATTCGTCGTGTTCGACCTCCTCTATCTCGACGGTGTCGACATCCGCGATGCGCCGCTAAAAGATCGCAAGGAGCTGCTGCACGCTCTCATGGCTCGCGGGCGGCGCTCGCCGCGTCTGCGCTACAGCGAGCACCTCACAACCGACGGGCAGACGGTGCTCAACGAGGCCTGCGTGCTCGGGCTCGAGGGTATCGTCTCCAAGCGGCTCGATCTTCCCTACCGGTCGGGCCGCAACGGCGACTGGCTCAAATCCAAATGCATCCTCACCGACGAGTTCGTCATCGGCGGCTATCTCGTGTCTACGGTCGATGCCAAGGCCGTGGGAGCGCTGGCGCTTGGCACCTTCGAAGGCGGCAAGTTCGTTTACGCGGGCCGCGTCGGAACCGGATTCACGCACGCCAGCGCACGTTCGCTGTGGAAAACGCTGCAGCCGCTTAAAACCTCAACGCCAGCGTTTGCAGGCTCTCTGACGAGTGCACAACGGCGCGGCGTGGTCTGGGTGCGACCGGAGCGCGTTGCGCAAATCGAGTACCGCAGCCGCACGGGTGATGGGCTTCTGCGGCACGCCTCGTTCAAGGGACTGCGCGAGGACAAACCCGCTCGCGACGTGCATCGTCCCAAGGTCAAACACGCGCCCTCTTCCTCCTCTCGCAAGCAAACATGA
- a CDS encoding pirin family protein — translation MRKILGVTDSPKAHWVGDGFPVRSMLSPESGLSPFLLLDYAGPAEFTPTDRQRGVGQHPHRGFETVTIVYQGELAHRDSTGGGGTIGPGDVQWMTAASGILHEEFHSKAFSRSGGTLEMVQLWINLPAKDKKAPPGYQTLLRGDIPSVDLADGAGRVRIIAGEYEGQKGPAQTFTPINIWDLKLGRDKTTTLNLPEGHTVALAVLGGTVLVNDEAVVRGAQLVHLARTGGGITLESNNEATVLVLSGAPIKEQMVAHGPFVMNTVGEIKQAMLDFAEGRIGTRTETLH, via the coding sequence ATGAGAAAGATCCTCGGAGTAACCGACAGCCCGAAGGCCCACTGGGTCGGCGACGGATTTCCCGTGCGCTCGATGCTCTCGCCCGAGAGCGGCCTTTCCCCTTTTCTTCTGCTCGACTACGCGGGACCTGCCGAGTTCACGCCGACGGATCGTCAGCGCGGCGTCGGACAGCATCCGCATCGCGGCTTCGAGACCGTGACCATCGTCTATCAGGGCGAGCTCGCGCATCGCGACTCGACCGGCGGCGGTGGCACGATCGGTCCCGGCGACGTGCAGTGGATGACGGCGGCCTCAGGCATCCTTCACGAGGAGTTCCACTCGAAGGCATTCAGCCGCTCGGGCGGGACGCTCGAGATGGTGCAGCTCTGGATCAACCTGCCGGCCAAGGACAAGAAAGCCCCTCCCGGCTACCAGACCTTGCTCAGGGGCGACATCCCGTCCGTCGATCTCGCGGATGGGGCGGGACGTGTGCGTATCATCGCGGGCGAGTACGAGGGCCAGAAGGGACCGGCGCAGACGTTCACGCCGATCAACATCTGGGATCTCAAGCTCGGTCGCGACAAGACCACGACGCTCAACCTGCCCGAAGGCCACACGGTGGCGCTCGCAGTGCTGGGCGGGACCGTGCTCGTCAACGACGAAGCGGTCGTACGCGGCGCACAGCTCGTGCACCTCGCGCGGACGGGCGGAGGCATCACGCTCGAGTCCAACAACGAGGCCACGGTGTTGGTGCTCTCCGGCGCGCCGATCAAGGAGCAGATGGTGGCGCATGGGCCGTTCGTCATGAACACGGTCGGCGAGATCAAGCAGGCGATGCTCGATTTCGCCGAGGGGCGCATCGGCACCCGTACCGAAACGCTGCACTAG